Proteins encoded within one genomic window of Salmo trutta unplaced genomic scaffold, fSalTru1.1, whole genome shotgun sequence:
- the LOC115182347 gene encoding proline-rich receptor-like protein kinase PERK9 → MRSPDSSSNNPPVRSPDSSSNNPPVTSPDSSSNNPPVRSPDSSFNNPPVRSPDSSSNNPPVTSPDSSSNTPLVRSPDSSSNTPPVRSPDSSSNNPPVRSPDSSSNNPPATSPDSSSNNPPVTSPDSSSNNPPVRSPDSSSNNPPVTSPDSSSNNPPVTSPDSFSNNPPVTSPDSSSNNPPVTSPDSSSNNPPVRSPDSSSSNPPVRSPDSSSNNPPVRSPDSSSNNPPVRILKDVTLNRSPSTSHRSNGPPPAPTSETPS, encoded by the exons ATGAG GTCCCCTGATAGCTCTTCTAACAACCCCCCTGTCAGGTCCCCTGATAGCTCTTCTAACAACCCCCCTGTCACCTCCCCTGATAGCTCTTCTAACAACCCCCCTGTCAGGTCACCTGATAGCTCTTTTAACAACCCCCCTGTCAGGTCCCCTGATAGCTCTTCTAACAACCCCCCTGTCACCTCCCCTGATAGCTCTTCTAACACCCCCCTTGTCAGGTCCCCTGATAGCTCTTCTAACACCCCCCCTGTCAGGTCCCCTGATAGCTCTTCTAACAACCCCCCTGTCAGGTCCCCTGATAGCTCTtctaacaacccccctgccacctCCCCTGATAGCTCTTCTAACAACCCCCCTGTCACCTCCCCTGATAGCTCTTCTAACAACCCCCCTGTCAGGTCCCCTGATAGCTCTTCTAACAACCCCCCTGTCACCTCCCCTGATAGCTCTTCTAACAACCCCCCTGTCACCTCCCCTGATAGCTTTTCTAACAACCCCCCTGTCACCTCCCCTGATAGCTCTTCTAACAACCCCCCTGTCACCTCCCCTGATAGCTCTTCTAACAACCCCCCTGTCAGGTCCCCTGATAGCTCTTCTAGCAACCCCCCTGTCAGGTCCCCTGATAGCTCTTCTAACAACCCCCCTGTCAGGTCCCCTGATAGCTCTTCTAACAACCCCCCTGTCAG GATCCTGAAGGACGTCACCCTCAACCgcagccccagcacctcacacaggagcaacggACCCCCCCCCGCCCcgaccagcgagacaccctcctAG